From the genome of Natronolimnobius baerhuensis:
CGACTCAACGACCTCGAGAACCGGATCGACTACCGCGTCTGTGGACTCGGCGACGAAACCGGCGAGCAGCGATTCTATCGCTCGAGCAACCCCGAACTGTCCTCGTTCGACCGCGAGAGTGCCCAGCGCTGGGGTGCAACTGTGTCCGCAGCGGAGACTGTCTCGAGCTATCGACTCGACGATCTCGTCGCTGGTGTCGGCGATTCCGTTGACGACGTGGCGCCACCCGACGTGCTCAAACTCGACGTCGAAGGCACCGCACCCGACGTACTTCGCGGCGCTCGCGAAACCCTCGAGACGTCCCAGCCGCTCATCTTCGTCGAAATTCACGCAGACGGACTCGAGCGCAACGTTCCAGGCGAAACGAGGGGGGTGCTCGAGGAGGCAGGCTATGACGTTCGGGAACGAGACGGCTACTGGCGCTGTTCCCCAGCGTAGTGAGTCTCGAGGGGGTGTTGTTCCGGTCCGGCTCTGTCGCCGATGATCCGATAGCCATTATATAAGTCCCACCAGCGAGAAATCCCGGCAATGACGACGCTTGCGATTACCGGCGGGCAGGTACTGCATCCGGATATCACTGTCTCGCGCGCGGACGTGTTGATCGATCAGGACAGTGGCGAAATCCTCGAGATCGGTGCCGATCTCGCTGGCGACGCGGACGAGACGCTGGATGCGTCAGACTCGCTCGTAACGCCCGGATTCGCCAATGGCCATAGCCACGTCGCGATGACGTTGCTTCGGGGCGTTGCCGACGACAAACCGCTGGATGCGTGGCTGCAGGAGGATATCTGGCCGGTCGAGGCCGAACTGACGGCCGAGGACATTCGTGTCGGGACCGAACTCGGCATCCTCGAGATGATCAAATCCGGCACGACCGCGTTTTCGGATATGTACTTCGAGGTCGACGAAATCGCCGCTGTCGTCGAGGAGGCCGGCGTCCGCGCCGTCCTCGGGCACACGGCGATCACCGTCGGCAAAGACGACGACGGCGCACACGCGGATCTAGAACAGAGCCTCGAGGTTGCAATCGACCTCGACGGGGCGGCTGACGGGCGAATTTCGACGACGTTCCAGCCCCACTCGCTGACGACCGTCGGCGGCGAGTATCTCGAGGAGTACGTCCCGAAAGCGCGGGAAGCGGGCCTCCCGATTCACTTCCACGCGAACGAGACCGAACACGAGGTCTCGCCGATTGTCGACGAACACGGCGTTCGCCCGCTCGAGTATGCCGTCGAGAAGGGCCTACTCGAGTCCGAGGACTTCATCGCACACGGCGTCCACGTCGATGAGACCGAGATCGAACTCCTCGCCGAAACCGGTGCGAGCGTGATTCACTGTCCGGCCTCGAACATGAAACTCGCAAGCGGAATGGCACCGGTCCAGCAACTGCGCGATGCGGGCGTCACGGTCGGCCTCGGCACTGACGGCGCGGCCTCGAACAACGATCTCTCGATGCTCGATGAAGCCCGCGATGCAGCGATGATCGGCAAACTCGCGGCCGACGACGCGAGTGCGGTTCCGGCCGACGCCGTCGCCGAGATGATGACCCAGGGGAGCGCCGACGCGATGGGTCTCGAGAGCGGCCGACTCGAGGCCGGTGCGCCCGCGGACCTGGCGGTGATCGACCTCGAGACGCCGCATTTGACGCCGCGTCACGACCTCGTAAGCCATCTCGCGTACGCGGCCGCGGCAGCGGACGTGAAACACACGATCTGTGACGGGCAGGTGCTCATGCGCGACCGCGAGGTGCTGACGCTCGATGCGCAGGCGGTTCGTGAGCGCGCACAGGAGACCGCCGAGTCACTGCTGTCGCGTGCGAATTCGGCCTGAACAGTTCGGTCGTCACGCCCGATTTGCAAACGAAATCTAAACACTCTCAGCAGTTTATGAACGCTTATACTGTTTCTCTACCGGTCCTTTTACGGTCGAACTGGTGAGAACGTCCGGGCGGGTTTATCCTCGGAAAACGGGACTGTCAGCCCGGATGAGGAGATCAAAACTCTGTGCTGTGACGTTGGCGATTGTGATGGCCCTGTCCATCCTCACCCCGGCTGGAGCAGTGGTGGCTGACCCGGCCGTCAACGACAGCGACGAGCTATCAGTGAGCGCCGACGGCGAACTCGTCACGGTCACGGCAGACGAGACGCCGGTCGAGAACGCAAGCGTCGCGGTCGAACCCGTCGATGAAAACGCGACGTACACGGGAACAGGCGAGTATCGAACTGACGAGAACGGTACGGTGACACTCGAGTCAGCGACTACCGACTCCGTCGAACTCGAGATCACGGCAACCGTCGATGGTGTGTCTGAGACGACGACGGTGACGCTCGAGGCTGCGGCGGATAGTTTCGGCGCGCTGGTCTCGCAGTTCGTTTCCCAGCAACAGGCTGAAACGAACAGCTCGATTGGACTCTCGGTTGCGAATTTCGTCCTCGAGAATAACCCTGGCAATGCGCCGGCTCACGCTGGTCCCCCAGAACATGCTGGTCCGCCGAGTGACAGTGATGGCGAGCGCACGCAGGGGCCACCGGCACACGCGGGACCGAACGGGAACGATGCTGACGGTGAGGATGCTGACGATTCGCCGGCCAACACTGGCGGCCCGCCGGCACATGCGGGTCCGCCGAGCGAATCCAGTGATGACGATGACACTGACGACAGGGACGACATGGAATCCACCGACAGCGGCATCAACGACGACAACGGCGGCGGCCCACCGGACCACGCTGGCCCGAACTAGCGTGTCACGGCGGCTGCCCCACAGCTGATACCGGCTGACGACTTCGGCACCGACTGTCAGAGGCACGGCCCGTCACCGGTATCGATGCGGCGTGTATAGGAGCTATTGAAAGTCAATGCACACCTGATCGCAGGATGGCGTTGCGATCAGTGTGTAAATCGTTTCAAACGCTCCTATCCGAACACAGGAATCGGATCGGCTCGAGATCGACACCAATTCACCCCCACTTCGTTTTGCAACCACTGGTAGCACTGCTTCGGTAGCGTTTTGGCCCCGCTTGCACTCACTGTAGCTATGACCGAATCTGCGTACCCGCCGATCAGCGACCAACTCGAGGAACTCGAGTCGGCACAGGAAGAGGGCCGACGGAAGATGGACTGGGCGACCCAGCACATGCCGATTCTCGAGGCCGTCCGCGAGGAGTTCGTGGCCGACCAGCCCTTCGAGGGCGAGCGTATCGCGATGGCGATGCACGTCGAAGCGAAGACGGCAGTGCTCGTCGAGACGCTCGCGGAGGGTGGCGCGGAGGTCGCCGTCACCGGCTGTAATCCGCTCTCGACCCACGACGACGTAAGCGCGGCACTCGACACGCACGAGAACATTACGTGCTACGCCAAACGCGGCGTCGACGACGAGGAATACTACGAGGCTATCGAGGCCGTCATCGCTCACGAGCCGACAGTGACGGTCGACGACGGCATGGACCTCGTCGCCGCGATCCACGAGGACTACCCCGAACTGATCGACGGTATTGTGGGTGGCGCTGAAGAGACGACGACTGGTGTGCACCGCCTGCGCGCGATGGACGAGGATGGCGCGCTTGACTACCCAGTCTTCGCGGTGAACGACACGCCGATGAAACGGCTGTTCGACAACATCCACGGCACCGGCGAGTCCTCGCTGGCGTCGATTGCGATGACCACGAACCTCTCGTGGGCCGGCAAGAACGTCGTCGTCGCCGGCTTCGGCTACTGTGGCAAGGGCGTTGCCCGAAAAGCGTCGGGCCAGAACGCGAACGTCATCGTCACCGAAGTCGAACCTCGGAGAGCGCTTGAGGCCCACATGGAAGGCTACGACGTGATGCCGATGGCTGAGGCGGCCGAGATTGGCGATGTCTTCCTCACGACGACGGGCAATCGGGACATCATCGTTGAGGAGCACTTCGAGGCCATGAAAGACGGCGTCCTGCTCGCCAACGCGGGCCACTTCGATATCGAAATCGACCTCGAGGCCCTTTCGGACCTCGCAGTCGACACCTACGAGGCTCGTGACGGTGTCGAGGCCTACGAGATGGACGACGGTCGACGGCTGAACGTTATTGCCGAGGGGCGACTCGTCAACCTCGCCGCACCCGTCTCGCTTGGCCACCCCGTCGAAGTCATGGACCAGAGCTTCGGCATTCAGGCCGTCTGTGTGCGCGAAATCCTCGAGAATCCCGACGAGTACGATGCGGGCGTCCACGATGTGCCGGACGAACTCGATAAGGAAATCGCCGAGATCAAACTCGCAGCCGAAGGCGTCGACTTCGATTCGCTGACCGATACCCAGCGCGACTACATGGGCAGCTGGGACCACGGAACATAAGGCTAGACGAGACACCGACCTGACACGGACGGCCACTACGCTGAAACCGGGTCCCCGAGATATCCAATCGATGGGTGAACGGGTTACAGCTGTGGGGGACACCGGTGATGAACCGGGGGAGTTTCCGATCTCGCCGTTACTCGAGCGGTCGTCGATCAATGACAACGGCCACCTCGAGATCAGCGTGTCTGCTGTCGGTCGCGATCCACTCGATGCGAACGAACTCGATGTCTTTCTCAGACAGTCTCGAATCGCACCCGGTGAGCGAATCGAACTCGGCGTGTTTGTCGCGTCGGAGGCGATTGAGCACACGGATCTCGACGTCTTTTCCGATCACGACGATATCATCGACCTCGAGGATCCGGGGACGGTTCGACGACGCTCGAGCGAGCAACCGGCTGGTGGCGATTCCGATGGCGAGGCACACGCCGGTGAGCGACTCGAGTCGCAGGTGACTGGGACTGAGACGGACACGGACACACGGGCGGCCATCCATACGGCCGTTGGTGAGACTGACCACGAACTCACCCACAAGCCACTGGGCGGGACTGGCGCGGGCGGGCCGGGCTATATCCTCGAGATTAACACTCGCTCGACGGCTCCACCGGGGGCGTACTCGCTGCCGATTGTCTTTACGTACCGCTCGAGTGATGGCATCAAGCAGGTCAAAGAACAGCGGACGGTACACGTCAAGACACGCCGCCAGCAGTGGGAGCCGTGGGTTACCCGCGTTATCATTGTACTCGTTAGTCTGGCTGGGTTGGGAACGGTGTTCCTTCTCGAGCCAGCGCTATTCGTTTCGTAGCAGCAGTTCCAACAGTAGTTAGCGCGGCTCAGAGCCGGCGTCGGTCGACGCTGACTGCTCCGAGTCGCCGTCGCGCTCGGTTGCGACAAAGATGAGACTGCCGTCCTCGAGGCCGCCGAGGCGGATGTGGACTGGCACTGGCTCCCCGGATTTCTCGCGGCCGGTACAGTGGCCGGTCCAGCGCCAGCCATCGGTGACGGTCGCAATCGCCGTCGACTCGAGGTGGGAAACGGTTTCGTCGCTGAAACACGTCTGCCAGGGCTGGCCCTCGAGTTCGCTGGGGCTGTAGCCAAACTGCATTGTATACCGCCGCGTAACGTGTTCGAAGGTTCCATCTGGCGCGACGATTGCGAGTGGTTCCTCTGTTAGTTCGACGGCAGCCAATGATCGGCTCACGATTCCATCGAGACGGTGATGGTCGACGAGGTCGGTTACGCGCTGTCCGATCCGCTCGAGGTCGGCCGACTCGTCGTGGGCGCTGATCGGGACGTGGACGGTCCAGCGCTGTGTGTGTGCAGCAGTTGCCAGTTCCGTCGCCGTCTCGCTGTCGGGATCGGTCGTGACCACGACGACTGGAAACGCCGGCGCGTAGTTTCTGAGGCGATCTAGGACGTCGACGCTCGCGGTGGTCGTCTCTCCGGCGTTCTCCGTCTCGTCAGCAACGAGTACGAGACAGTCTGTCGCCTCGAGTCGTTGCAAGACTGCCCCAGTCGATGTCGCGTTGGAAACCTCGAGTCCCGACTCGCTCTCGAGATGGGACTCGAGTGATGGCGGGAGCGAGTCGTCCGGTGTGAAGAGGAGGACGCTGCGGTTCGTTGGTCGCGCTATCGCGTCCGTCTCAGGTGCCAGTGCTGTCTCAGCGCTCGAGTCGGGAGAATCGGATGGATGCATTGTTACCAAACGGGTCGAGTCGCAGTCGATGATACTCGAGGCGTGTGCGAAACGACTGTAATGCCCGTCGCCGCCGTTGCCTGTACGGTGCGATCAGTTATCGCCATGGGCGTAGACCGAGCCATCGACGGCAATCGATCCGTCACCGCGGACCTGAACGTCGTGTCCATCGTAGACGAACTGGACACTGAGATGGTCGACCTGATCGCCGTCGCTGTTGACAATCTGATCCAGCGCTTCCGGATCGACGACATTGTAGAGCGGGTCGAGATCGAGCGGGTCGGTATCAGTGACAGCAGCGAGTGCATCGACGATGCGAAGGCTTGGCGAGTCGTGGTGGTAATCGAGTGTCGTTCCAGTCATCCTGTTTGGAGACACGCCAACGATGGGTATCCCCCTGTCCATTATACACGTAGCTTCCGCGCTGTAGCGGTGCTATATGTGTAGTGTCATCAGCAAAACCGCATGCAGGCGTCGCGTTCCATCTGTCTCCTCTCGTGTGGGTCCTTTCCATGGTTCTTGTGAACTCGCACCATGAGGTGAATTATCGTCCTGGGCTGTGGCTTTCATTCATGTATCAAAAGACTGTCGTACCAAACGGATAATTTTGTTCGGCCGTGTATGTGACCTATGTTCGGTGACTGGGCGCAGCGACTGACAGAGCGTCAGTTGGCTGCCCGAAAACATCGACGTCGCCCCCGGTATCACGGCTCTCTGGCAGTCCTCTGTTGCTGCCTCGTTGTGGGCGTCTTGCTCTCGAGTCAGAGCCTCGATAGCGCGGTCGCACTTGAGGCGAGTGATGGCCCGATACCGTTTGTCCCGCTCATTTTCGGTCTCGCAGCAAGCGGTGACCGACGCGATACCCTCGAGCGACTGACGGCTGCCATCGAAACGTATGCGGATCGACTCGGGCAGGAGACGGTGACCGACCTGACAGAGACCGACCGGAGCCATGGGTTCGGACTCGAGACTGAGTCAGGTGAAACCAAGGCCCCACCTGAGCTACTCACGGACCTCGAGACGGTCGCCAGCGACCGGGATGACGAACTCGGCCACCTGTCGGCTGCAGTCGAGGAGTTAGTGTCGACGATACAGACCCGCGAGCAGTGTCTCGACCGGCAGCGAACGGTTACTGCCGACATACTCGATACTGTTCCCGACCTGATCTACGTTCTCGACGCTGACGGTGACCTCCGCCGGTGGAATCAAAGTGTGGGCGATGTCACGGGCTATGACGATGACTCCATCGCAGAGATGCACGCCATGGAGTTCTTCGACGAGAGCGACCGTGCGGCCATTGAAACGGCAATCAACGATGCACTCGAGGAGGGAACCGTCCGTGTCGAGGCGGTCCTCCGTACTGCCGAGGGCGAGCGAATCCCCTATGAGTTCTCTGCGAGCGCACTCGAGGATCCGGATGGGAACACGGTCATTGCTGGGATCGGCCGTGACATCGCGGAACGAACGGGATACGAACGCGACCTCGAGCGGACGACGCAACTGTTAGCACAGGTCCAGCGACTGTCGACTGTTGGTGGCTGGGAACTGACCGCAGACACGAGCGACGATACTCGAGAGCCAGACTCGACTCCAGAGCGTGACGACCCTCGTTTGTCCGAGTGCGATCTTCGCCTGACCGATGAAACTGCCCGCATTCACGGTTTCTCTCCCGATGCTGATCCCACTCTCGAGGCAGTCCTCGAAACCTATCACCCGGACGACCGGCCGCGCGTTCGAACTGCACTCGAGCAGTCGCTCGCGAACGGAACGGGGTACAATCTCGAGGTTCGATTGGCTGCTGGCGATGGAACGCGCTGGGTTCGAGCCACTGGCGAACCGGTCCAGACGGACGAGACGGCCGCTGTCGTGCGTGGCTCCGTCCAGAATATCACCGACCAGAAGGCGCGTGAGCGACGTCTCGAGGCGACGTCTGCACGACTCGAGGCGCTGTTCGAACACTCGCCGGATATCATCGACGTCATCGATTCGGAGGGCACGATTCTCGAGGTGAACCAGCGCTTCTGTACGGAACTTGGCTACGACGACGCTGACGTGGTTGGGACGAAAATCTGGGAGCACGACGCACTGTTCGATGCCGACGCGGTCAAATCGATGCTTGCGGACCTCGCAGTCGACGAGCGCCGGAAGTTCGAAGGTCGATTCCAGCGGGCTGACGGCTCGACGTTCCCCGTCGAAGTGCATCTGATCCACCTCGATCTGACTCGAGATGCAGTCCCAACGGATACCACTCCGGAGACCGTCACTCGGTATCTCGCGATCTGTCGCGATATTTCGTCCCGAAAAGCCCGCGAACAGGACTTACAGGAAACGAAACGCCGACTCGAGCTTGCACTCGAGGGAGCCGATGCGGGGATTTGGGAGTGGCAGATCGACTCCGATGACATCGCCTGGAACGAGACGCTTGAACGACTGCTCGGGCTTGAGCCGGGCGGGTTCGAAGGGACCTACGAGGGCTTTGCCAGCCGGGTCCATCCGGACGATCTCGAGCGTGTCGAGCAGGCGCTTCAGGAGTCGGTTGCGACAGGCGAGTCCTATCGTGCAGAGTTCCGTATGTTCCATGCGGAGGGGGATGTGCGGTGGTTCGTCGCCCGTGGCCGACTCATCGATGAGGCCGATCCGAGTGCTGCAACGGACGATACTGCCAGTGCAGCCAACGGGACCAGACGAATGCTCGGCATCGTCAACGACATCACACAGCGAAAGCGCAGTGAGCGTCGACTCCGCGACCGAGAGCGCGACCTCGAGCGGTACAGAGCCTATACGAGCGATATTATCGATGCCATCGACGACGTGGTCTACGTCCTCTCTGCGGAGTACGAACTCCAACGCTGGAACGCGAGTTTTGCGGCTGTCACCGGCTGTAGCGACGCGGAACTCGAGGCGATGGATGCCCTCGAGTTCATCGCGCCTGAGGACCGTGAGACTGTTCGAACAGGTCTCGACGAGATCGAAGAGCTCCATGGCGTGCCACTCGAGGCGGACATCATCTCTGCAACTGGCGAGCGCATTCCCTACGAGTTCGTCGCTGCGCCGCTGTCGGATCCCGACGGCGACCGGGTCATCGCAGGTGTTGGCCGAGACATTAGCGAGCGACTCGAGACGGAACGACAGCTTTCGCGGCTGATTAGCAACGTGCCTGGATTCGTTTACCGCTCCAGAAACGAACCCGGGTGGCCAATCGAATTCGTCAGCGATGGTGTCGCCGAGATCACCGGCTATGAACCGGCTGCACTCGAAGATGGCGACGTGCGATGGGGCGACGATATCGACCGTAGCGATGGAATCTGGACTGACGTCCAGACCGCACTCGAGAACGGTGAGTCGTTCAGCCTGGTGTATCCAATCGAAACCGCAGCTGGCGAGCGCCGGTGGCTCAAAGAACAGGGCAGTGGTGTGGGAAACGGTGGCTCACCTGACCTGATTGAAGGCGTCATCATCGACATCACCGAGCGCATCGAGTACGAACAGGAACTCGAGCGGACGACTGATCTTCTTGATCGAACCCAGGGGCTGGCAGGCGTCGGTGGCTGGGAACTCAACATGCAGGATGACCCGCGAACAGCCACCTGGACCGACGAAATGTATCGTATTCACGATGTCTCGCACGATGTAACCCCAACCCTCGAGCGTACGCTCGAGTGTTACCATCCCGAGGATCGCTCGGCTGTCCGCGAGACACTCGAGACGGCGATTACGACTGACTCGAGCTACGAACTCGAGGCTAGACTCCAGACTGACGCTCACGGAACGATCTGGGTGCGAGCCATCGGCGAACCGATTCTCGATGACGGTGATCTCGTGACGTTCCGGGGTGCCATCCAGGATATTACCGAGCAAAAAGAGCGCGAGCAGGCGCTCGAGGCGCTCACCGAGACTGCACGGAATCTACTTCACGCCGAAACGGAGCAGGCAATCGCCGAACTGGTCGCCGAGAGTGCAACCGACGTCCTCGAGTCGGTTGGGGCTGCGGTCTACGTTCTCGATGGCGAAACGAATCAGTTCGAACCGATTGCACACACTGCTGAGTTTGTCACCGCGGACGAGACGCTGCCATCGATTCCGGTCGGCGATAGCGACTCCATCGTCTGGAACGCCTATGTCGCTGGCTCACAGATGGTCATCGACGCTGGAAGCACGGATACCCACTCGCTGCTGTTCGAGGACGGCGGGCTAGTCGCCCCAATCGGTGATCATGGCGTGTTCGTCCTCGATACGCCGCCGACCGCCATCGACGACGACATCCGCCAACTGTTTGAAACACTCGTTGCAACGACCGAAGCCGCCTTCGACCGACTCGAGAGCGAAGCCAGTCTGCGCGAACGTGACGCCGAACTGGAAGCGCGCAATCGCCGGCTGCGACGCCAGATCGAGATCACCGAACTCATCAGACGGATCGATCAGTCACTCATCGGCGCAGCAAGCCGAGCTGAGATCGAACAGGCAGTTCCCGAACGCCTCGTTGAGTCCGACGCGATTGATTTCGCCTGGATCGGGACCGTCGACACCAGCGCAACCACACTCGAGGCCCAGACCTGGGCGGGCGCACACGGCGAGTATCTGGATGCCGCCGCACTCGACCTGGAGGGCGGAGGGGGTGACACCAATTCGGATATCACGACGGTCGAACCGGCCGTTCGAACGGCACACACGGAACAGCCAACACTCGTCGAGAACATCGTCGAACGGCTCCAGCAGGACGACTGGCGGCGAACCGCTGTCGATGCTGGGTTCCAGTCTGCGCTTGCCGTTCCGCTCTCGTTCGACGACTACACCTACGGCGTCCTCGCGATTTACGCCGACGAACCCGGGGCGTTTACCGACCTCGAGCGGACGGTCCTGCTGGAACTCGGTGAGACCATCGCCAACGCGATCAACGCAGTGAAAACTCGAGCAGCACTGCACGCCGAAACGTTCGCCGAACTCACACTCGAGATACCTGGCGCGGCTGGGAGCGGACCGGGCGATGATATTCTCTCGAGACTTGCCGCAACGACTGGCGGGACAGTCACCTATGAGGGATTAGGCTCCGTCTCGGCCGACCGAACGGTGCTGTTCGTCGAACTCTCCGGTGTCGATATCGACGCTGTCGAGACCACCCTCGAGACCCTCGTCGCTGTCACGGACTATCGCCAGATTCGAGCGACAGACGAGACCTGTCTCGTCGAACTGACGGTTGCCGGTGACACACTCGCCTCGAGACTGGTCCGCTACGGCGGGAGTCCACGCTCGATTACGGCAGATGGGGCAATGACAACCGTCTCCGTCGACGTTCCGATTGGCACGGACGTCCGCGAGTTCATCGAGATGCTTCGTGATCACTACGCAACTGTCGACCTCCAGTCCCAGCGCCACGTCGAACGGGAAACCCAGACGCGACAGGAACTGGTCACGTCGCTGTTCGAACCACTCACCGAGCGCCAACTCGAGGTGCTCCGGACGGCGTATCTCGCCGGCTTTTTCGAGTGGCCACG
Proteins encoded in this window:
- a CDS encoding FkbM family methyltransferase, with translation MASAPPESATTAFYVARGLVFRAYHRLTRSNYEYGWLVRENETPAGTFRCYEPLTRHGDDEMLAELDAACGPSDVIYDIGANIGVYALALTVDEPDRRCIAFEPVPTTADRLRANVRLNDLENRIDYRVCGLGDETGEQRFYRSSNPELSSFDRESAQRWGATVSAAETVSSYRLDDLVAGVGDSVDDVAPPDVLKLDVEGTAPDVLRGARETLETSQPLIFVEIHADGLERNVPGETRGVLEEAGYDVRERDGYWRCSPA
- a CDS encoding amidohydrolase, with product MTTLAITGGQVLHPDITVSRADVLIDQDSGEILEIGADLAGDADETLDASDSLVTPGFANGHSHVAMTLLRGVADDKPLDAWLQEDIWPVEAELTAEDIRVGTELGILEMIKSGTTAFSDMYFEVDEIAAVVEEAGVRAVLGHTAITVGKDDDGAHADLEQSLEVAIDLDGAADGRISTTFQPHSLTTVGGEYLEEYVPKAREAGLPIHFHANETEHEVSPIVDEHGVRPLEYAVEKGLLESEDFIAHGVHVDETEIELLAETGASVIHCPASNMKLASGMAPVQQLRDAGVTVGLGTDGAASNNDLSMLDEARDAAMIGKLAADDASAVPADAVAEMMTQGSADAMGLESGRLEAGAPADLAVIDLETPHLTPRHDLVSHLAYAAAAADVKHTICDGQVLMRDREVLTLDAQAVRERAQETAESLLSRANSA
- a CDS encoding adenosylhomocysteinase, encoding MTESAYPPISDQLEELESAQEEGRRKMDWATQHMPILEAVREEFVADQPFEGERIAMAMHVEAKTAVLVETLAEGGAEVAVTGCNPLSTHDDVSAALDTHENITCYAKRGVDDEEYYEAIEAVIAHEPTVTVDDGMDLVAAIHEDYPELIDGIVGGAEETTTGVHRLRAMDEDGALDYPVFAVNDTPMKRLFDNIHGTGESSLASIAMTTNLSWAGKNVVVAGFGYCGKGVARKASGQNANVIVTEVEPRRALEAHMEGYDVMPMAEAAEIGDVFLTTTGNRDIIVEEHFEAMKDGVLLANAGHFDIEIDLEALSDLAVDTYEARDGVEAYEMDDGRRLNVIAEGRLVNLAAPVSLGHPVEVMDQSFGIQAVCVREILENPDEYDAGVHDVPDELDKEIAEIKLAAEGVDFDSLTDTQRDYMGSWDHGT
- a CDS encoding PAS domain S-box protein, whose product is MHPSDSPDSSAETALAPETDAIARPTNRSVLLFTPDDSLPPSLESHLESESGLEVSNATSTGAVLQRLEATDCLVLVADETENAGETTTASVDVLDRLRNYAPAFPVVVVTTDPDSETATELATAAHTQRWTVHVPISAHDESADLERIGQRVTDLVDHHRLDGIVSRSLAAVELTEEPLAIVAPDGTFEHVTRRYTMQFGYSPSELEGQPWQTCFSDETVSHLESTAIATVTDGWRWTGHCTGREKSGEPVPVHIRLGGLEDGSLIFVATERDGDSEQSASTDAGSEPR
- a CDS encoding HalOD1 output domain-containing protein; this encodes MTGTTLDYHHDSPSLRIVDALAAVTDTDPLDLDPLYNVVDPEALDQIVNSDGDQVDHLSVQFVYDGHDVQVRGDGSIAVDGSVYAHGDN
- a CDS encoding PAS domain S-box protein translates to MFGDWAQRLTERQLAARKHRRRPRYHGSLAVLCCCLVVGVLLSSQSLDSAVALEASDGPIPFVPLIFGLAASGDRRDTLERLTAAIETYADRLGQETVTDLTETDRSHGFGLETESGETKAPPELLTDLETVASDRDDELGHLSAAVEELVSTIQTREQCLDRQRTVTADILDTVPDLIYVLDADGDLRRWNQSVGDVTGYDDDSIAEMHAMEFFDESDRAAIETAINDALEEGTVRVEAVLRTAEGERIPYEFSASALEDPDGNTVIAGIGRDIAERTGYERDLERTTQLLAQVQRLSTVGGWELTADTSDDTREPDSTPERDDPRLSECDLRLTDETARIHGFSPDADPTLEAVLETYHPDDRPRVRTALEQSLANGTGYNLEVRLAAGDGTRWVRATGEPVQTDETAAVVRGSVQNITDQKARERRLEATSARLEALFEHSPDIIDVIDSEGTILEVNQRFCTELGYDDADVVGTKIWEHDALFDADAVKSMLADLAVDERRKFEGRFQRADGSTFPVEVHLIHLDLTRDAVPTDTTPETVTRYLAICRDISSRKAREQDLQETKRRLELALEGADAGIWEWQIDSDDIAWNETLERLLGLEPGGFEGTYEGFASRVHPDDLERVEQALQESVATGESYRAEFRMFHAEGDVRWFVARGRLIDEADPSAATDDTASAANGTRRMLGIVNDITQRKRSERRLRDRERDLERYRAYTSDIIDAIDDVVYVLSAEYELQRWNASFAAVTGCSDAELEAMDALEFIAPEDRETVRTGLDEIEELHGVPLEADIISATGERIPYEFVAAPLSDPDGDRVIAGVGRDISERLETERQLSRLISNVPGFVYRSRNEPGWPIEFVSDGVAEITGYEPAALEDGDVRWGDDIDRSDGIWTDVQTALENGESFSLVYPIETAAGERRWLKEQGSGVGNGGSPDLIEGVIIDITERIEYEQELERTTDLLDRTQGLAGVGGWELNMQDDPRTATWTDEMYRIHDVSHDVTPTLERTLECYHPEDRSAVRETLETAITTDSSYELEARLQTDAHGTIWVRAIGEPILDDGDLVTFRGAIQDITEQKEREQALEALTETARNLLHAETEQAIAELVAESATDVLESVGAAVYVLDGETNQFEPIAHTAEFVTADETLPSIPVGDSDSIVWNAYVAGSQMVIDAGSTDTHSLLFEDGGLVAPIGDHGVFVLDTPPTAIDDDIRQLFETLVATTEAAFDRLESEASLRERDAELEARNRRLRRQIEITELIRRIDQSLIGAASRAEIEQAVPERLVESDAIDFAWIGTVDTSATTLEAQTWAGAHGEYLDAAALDLEGGGGDTNSDITTVEPAVRTAHTEQPTLVENIVERLQQDDWRRTAVDAGFQSALAVPLSFDDYTYGVLAIYADEPGAFTDLERTVLLELGETIANAINAVKTRAALHAETFAELTLEIPGAAGSGPGDDILSRLAATTGGTVTYEGLGSVSADRTVLFVELSGVDIDAVETTLETLVAVTDYRQIRATDETCLVELTVAGDTLASRLVRYGGSPRSITADGAMTTVSVDVPIGTDVREFIEMLRDHYATVDLQSQRHVERETQTRQELVTSLFEPLTERQLEVLRTAYLAGFFEWPRESTGEDIAEMLEVTQPTVNRHLRVGQQQLLAQLFDEQALTLEGDLS